The genomic interval CGAAATTGCTTAAggagatattaaatttgtaactACGGAGATGGGGGAAAAACGATGACCTTCCCTTCTAAAGGAAAATACCCGTTACATAACATCTCGCCACGATCGCGTCGTTTGTGGTCCATCGGCCCCGCCCTTCGCTGGGACCGAGTCTCTCCCGTCACGCCTCAAAACGCGGCCTTAGTCCAGTTCGCGGTCCGCTAACTCCGCCCCCTCCGCGAGATCTCGCGCTAGGTGAGCGTGGTCCGCAGTACCGCCAGCTGGTTTTTCATTGGCTGTCTACGCGAGTTGACGTTTGAACGGCTCCGCCCGCGCGTGAGGTTTCCCACTGCAAGCGGCACGCACGCACACGCATCGGCTGCACAAGTGGATGTGGTTGTGCGACCCCTTTTTCGAAATCGGTACGGTGGCGCGAATGAGCCCAAAATTCGTTcgtgttttgtggttttttcgTTCGGAGCCTCACGCGCGGAACGGCCGCAAGCGAATTTTCGTCAAGAGCACGCCGTTGTTGACGTTTTTCTTTTCCCTTGCTTCGGCGGACCCGATACCAAAAAATGCGTGGGCGTGGCCTTTCGTTTGTAGCCGATGCACGcctaaaaatagattttatttctATCGTTGTTTTAACTATTATACACGCCGCGGGCATTCTTTCAAGGAAAACCGAAGTCATGACGGGACATGATGATGACACGACGGAATAATTGTTCGTGGTGGTACGAAATTTTGCCACGAACACGAGGAATAGACGCAAAACAGGAAGCTCGAGTTTCGTGACCTTTCTCGCGTTCCCCATTAACATTGAATGGGAAATGAGCAACGATTGTCTTGCATACCTACGGAGTCGGCAAAAAAGTTCCTCTGTTCCGTTCCCAGTTCATGCTAGGGTACCGTGCCAGGTACCAGCCGGCCTATAGATCACGTGACGAAGTTATCGTTACCGCCGTAAAGCTTTTATCAGAAATGGAGCGGCACCTCGCGACTTTCCGCACGTGGAGAGCACACACGACCCGTCGGGCTTTCCTTTATTCTCGCAAGCGAGCTTGAAAGTGTGCTGAACGCACGGAGTCTCCCCAAGTTAAATTGCGTTACGCTCTAATGCCGCATTACGGGCCCTAGAACACTTCGTTTCTGAGATTTAAGGGCCcgaagtttcaatttttttctcagtaCTTTTCCCTGCGGACAGCCCACGGGACGTCCAGCGGAAGATTGGACGATAAGTCGCCTTTTTGGGGGGCACTTTGAGGCTGCACTGTCGGTTCTAGATGCGATAGTTTTTTTCCTCGGAGATAGCGCGGGGCTCTCAACGCACAACAACATTCCCCCCCCCTCCCTccgggaggggggggggaccACGTCGTTCACGATTTTGGCTGAAAATTCGGCGTAATTCCAGCTCCATTCGCGTGCGAGGCGTTGCGCCCGGACAGGGCAAGGGAAAAAAGCGAAATAAAAAGAGAGTGGAGCAACAGGGGTGGCACTTATGCAAAAGTTCGAAATGGATTTCTCGTCGGGATCATCTCAGATTATCTCCGATGCTTTCGGAACTTTCTCCAATCTCCTTGGATTTCTCGGAGTCGCGCGGAACGCCTTAGGACTTCCGCGGATCCTTCCGagcctcctcctcctcctcctcctcctctccGAGCGCAGAACCTCCTCAGTGAGCGACCGTCTCAGTTCGCGTGGGCAGGCCCTTGAGTCGCAACTGCACGACTGGCCCTCGGCCATTTTACATGGGGACTTGGCGAATTTCGGCGATCGCGGAAGAAAACTGCCGGCGGGTGGTGGGCCGCGAACGTGGGTCGTTGATTAAGCCATTTGCATTTACTATCAAAACATCCGAACGAGAAATAGATAACAGCTGATGGATTAATCTAAGACCTGCCTCGGATAACTCAACGCCTACTTAACGTTTCTTTTTAATGATCATCGTCGCGAGAGAAACCGTCAGGCCGATAGTTTTTCCTCCACTAGGACCCCGTGGGTTTTCCCACAGCCAAAATACCATGAAACCGGAACAAGGGCGACATTGAAGGTCGCCTATTACAGGTGTACAAGGGTGGCGCTCCGCGAAGGCGTCTTTCACCATAAATTGGGGCAACCTGTTACATTGGACTAAAATTCCGTCGAATGTTTATAGGTCAATATCGGCGCCGCCGTGTCAGATAACCTAAACCAGCGGCGGACAAATAATGCCTTAATGAGACGCAGGTGAGGAGCGTACGATAAAAACGGACAAAAACcgctcgaaaaaaaaaataaaaaagaaaacgttGAACGTCGTCCAAATgtattttaggtttttatgTCAATAATAAACATTGCAGGAGGCCAAAACTGGCAACGGTGTATGTCGCAGAGCGAGCACCGATTGACAGTTGTTGGCCGCTCGGACTGCGGGACAAACAATAATTTCGGCAACTTGGGGGGCTCCTGCGAGTACCCGGTGCGATCGCCCCCGGAACCGCAGGGGGGCCGTATTGTCGAAAGCGAGAAAACGGCACCGGAATCGATAGCTCGTCATGGCGCCTAGAAAATCAATTGTGCGCGAAGCCGTCCCAAGTTGGGCCTACTGAAAAGCCGCTTCACTGACCTTGTATCATCCGTTGGGTGGTCGATTGCTTCGCCGTGTTGTTCGAAGACATTTCTGAGTCGCGTTTGCTGCACTTTAAATTATGAACATCGGTTAAAGTCGCACTTTTAGCACTCCCGGACCGCACACAAGCTAGAAACTACTCAAGATGGAGCGACGAGCGCCTACGACCCAGACAGAGCTCCTGACAGTGCGCAGCAGGAACGCGTCGAATCGTTGCCGGCCTCGAGGCAGCCGGAACGGGCACCATCGCCATCTCGGAGAGGGCCTGCGCGCGCTTGCCGCGAGACGACGTCGTCGCGCGATTCCGGTAACGTAGATATCATTTCGTTACGAACAGAAAACGTTGTCGTTTTCATCATACGATCACGTGTGGCGCCACATTCGGAGGACTGATAACGAGAAACAGTGAACTTGTTCCATTCGATAGCTCCGCCATTGAGGGAATCTCGCCGAATGGATGATTGTGGAGAAAACCGCAACGTTCCCAGTGAAGCGAAAATTGACGTTGAACATGcgtttggttaaaaaaaacacattttattcataaattaaccttaaattaattcaaatatgtataatttCCATGTATTTACATGCCTTGGAGGCCTTAATACGGATATGAATGATTTACGCAGCTTAGAATAAATTACTAATATAGTCcctaattatataaatttttggtaCTTTGGCACCTGTCTTAGGACCCTAAAGATACGGAGGGGAGTCGCAAgcgaaatttttgaatgaaaaaatgggATTATGGAACGCAGTTCCGGTTCATCGCcttaatttcactattttgcccATTGAAGTTCGTGTCGAATATTATTCATAATGCGGTTTGTGACTAGATGGCAATACTGCAACTTCACATTGGTGTATTATTGATGGACAACCGTTCGCCGCTTACACCGCGAAAACTGCATCTTTCCGGTTAAAACTAGTTTTCGTTGCACCCCAAACCTGCGGACCAGTTACACATCCCTCCAATCGGGTCAAAGCTCAAATTTTTCGGACACGTATACTCCCAACCGATGATCTTGTCCGAATCCATTTTTGCGCAGGAAATGAACTTCTTGCAGGATAGAGGATGGGGGAAGTTGCCCTGGTCCAGACATTCTATCATACCGTTCGCGTGTAGGAGCACCTTGCTATGGGCGGGGATGTTACCTGAAACGATAAACGATTATTGCTGCTTAGTTTCACCAAAGAGAAACGTCACTTGCCTACGACACTGGTCTCGACGCTGTCGTAATAATCGTAATCGCGAATGGTCTTGAGTTTGAGGTCATTTCTGGCTTTGCCAAAAGGTTCCACCGTCCGTCCAGCGGGGGTGACCACCAGTAGTGGGCCTTCAGTTGGTGGATTGTACTTACTCCTAGCACGAGTTTTAGCTGCTCCTGAAGAGGTATCTGCGCATAAACGTGCCATTACAATCCATAAGCGGCTATGGAGGAGGGTttcgggggggggggggggggaacgaactaatgaaaattaaaaaccagaaAATCTCGATGTTACCCCCCACCGCGTACAGTGCGAGTAACTccaaaagtaattttccatatatttttttcgaaaatctatAAATTCCACTAAAATGCCGTGCGCTCCGAAACGCGCTCTCGACGCCACTGAATTTCGTCGAAGCTCAGTTGGAAATTCGATTACTCACGGAACAGTGGCGTAGGGTCGCATTTGATGAAGTGATTAAAGCCTCTCCAAGAGTGCCGCTATAAGGGCAAAGGAGTACTTTACCAAATCGACCTTCTACGCCACTGAACACTGAAGAGGAGCTACGTTACATTTATTGACGAAATCCTGCGCGGTGATCGTttggaaattgtaaatttggtccaaaaaCGGCGTGGAAGGCGGATCTTTGTTCCTGGATCTAAACTGGTTCCCTATATAACTTGGAGGAGTTGAGTACAGCTCCGCCTGAGGAGACACGAAGAACGGAACGCTGTAGGCCAACGTTTTCTTATTGGTGACATCGTGGGCCATCGGCGAGGACGTTTCGAAAACCAGGGACTCAATAAGCGATGGCCTCGCACTACTGGTCTTGACCGGTTGAAGACGCTTCCTGGTTGGGGTCGGCGCTTGTTGGAGTTCTTGCAGGGTCGACGCCAGATCTCCAAGTTTGGTGGTATCTGTGTAGTTCCTGAAGAAGGGACGAGGTACGTTTTGAGAGGCgttaaggaaaaaatggcGTGTGGGGGGAAAACGCACTTTTCCGTGTTCTCTTGCGACTGGTGGTTGGAGGACTCCAGATGCTGGTCGGTGATGTTGGCGGTTTTGGGGGTTGTAAGTCTTCCGTAAGGCTTCCTGGAGACGAATTTGAACCGGTTGCTGGTTCTGGCAGGCGCTTGAACAGAAAGAAACTGCGTTGAGGGTCTTTTCGTGGTTTCGACACTCGCATCGCTAATTTCGATGGTGAAACGCAATTGAAACATGCACTGGGCGTGCGCAGGAACGGATGAAATTTCCCCTTTCTTCACGAAACCGCATAAAAGTGCcatgggaaaaaattaataatttattgccaAATGCCCGCTATCAAATGCCGTAAACATAATCGCGATTACGGGACGGAATGTTCGATTGGACACGCCCGTTTTAGTAATAAGAACTTAAGTGTCTCTTATATCAGAGATTGGAAACGAATTTGTAGCTCGTGTGGGTTTCTCTCACAATCTCGCTAAAAACCGGCGTTAAGGCCcgtttttctctatttttattCGAGATTTACCGTTACCGCCGATTAAAATGCCACCGACGGCGTAATACACCTTAAAACGACCTCCGgtataaaaatcgaaagtcgTTAATTGCCGATCGACCGAAAGGTCAATAAATCCTCCGCCATATCAAGAGCGAAGACACATGGGACTTGGGCCACTTTAAATGCAATTTCCATTATGAAAGAATGTTCGATAGGTGAAATTTCACGTATGACGGCTCATTAAAACCTCAAGAAACGCGGCAAAAACGCATCGAGTTCTCTTGTCCCGTAAATGCGCACGCCAATGGATATCACTGTAAAATCCGGAGAAGTAATGGGAACAGCCTCGTGTAAACGCTGCCGCTCTACGCCAATGCAATTTACGCAAAAGCGTTGGAAATCACGCCTCTGCGGCATAATCAGGAAATTTCCTTTGTCCCGACGTCCCgactatacagggcgtcccaatTGCCAGTTCGAGCGACTATCGGCGACGTTCACGCACACCCGGTATTTTTCCAATGGCATTCCGTCCAAATTTAGGCAATGACAAACCTCAACTCCGCACCCGGCTCACCTTGACTTTCTACCGTCCTCGTTGAAGGAGGTCTGAAGGTGGTGGGCCGACTCCTGGCGGTGGGTTTTCTGCGGCCGCTCTTAGTCGTTCTGGGTGACGGCGGTGTGGTGGTCCTCGCCGTGGTGACGGTGGTGCTCGGCCGCTTTCGGTGCCCCACGCGAAACGGAGATTGTCTCGTCACTATTGAAATCTGCAAGAGAGATACCTCAGGTCAGGTGGTGCTCCGAGGGTGTGCCGGCGTGGGCTCGGTGGGATTTTGTACATGGAGGTGTGACTGTTATTTCGTTGTGAATAattgtatgattttttttttttttttttggtgaataAAGAACTTCTCTTCGGTGTTTTATTGTAGATGACATGCAGGCGGCCTCGAGAGGTTCTCCGCCATGTTTGGCCTCTCGCCGCGCCGCTGAGGGCTCAGATTCGAGGAAAATCGCCGAGAAATGTTGTAATCGATCAATGTAATTTGTGACAATAAACATGGAGCTGCGTTCGCGGTTCCAAGGGCCACTGcccgatttttattttttttcatgcgTTTCACGCGGCCCCGTCCAGGGGCGCGCGGCCGCTCGAGCAATCCCCGTGAAAAAGACTTCAGGATGACGCGGCGGCGCTCCAATTGGCAGCTTCGAGGATCGACGGGTGACGTCAGATTCATCCAAGTTTTTTCCCTTTGATTCGCGATTCTCCGAGTGGCACGAGGATGACGTCATTCCGGACGTCGGTCGCGGACGTTTTCGCGTGTTTCTCGTGCGGCCGAGGCCGAGGAAGCGACCTGCGGCATTTTCACCCCGCGTATCGATCATCGCCGCTGCCTCGCTAAATCTGTCAAAAAATGGCAGAATTGCTTGCCGGGTAGGAGGGCCCGCGAGGCTGCCGGTCCGCCCACGAATTTGAGCCTAATGGCGGCAaaggaactaaaaaaaaaaacaaaacaaattccgTGAGGTAAAGAAGTGAGGTCGAAACCCTCCCCTCGAAGGTTTGGTAGCTGCCACCGAACTGAGGAGGGGGCTTCGACCCGAGGTCGGTCCCACGACAAAAAGGTGGAGTTTCGGCGATTTGTCATCGCTGACAAATCGCCGCTGCTGCGCCGCTGATCTGGATGAAGTTCCCGCGAGGTGCACAGGGCGTCCAACGAACATGGGCCGCTACCCGTGTCGTGGCAACTATGAATGGGAAAAAGGCGAAACTCGGGCTCCGCACTGAAGCGGCGGCGGCCCATTGATTGAAaacgttttcatgaaaataccacttccggttacGCCGGAAACGAATGCCAGCTCGCTCATTTTAAACGGAACACCCTATACATCGTGGCAAACTTCAATTCTGTGGAACATTACGGATATTTTTCGTCTGTAGCGTTCCACACCAAATTTATACGGCTTTCGagatatttggaattttccggaaaaaaatttgagtcTCGGCCGCGAATGCGTTTTCtaataaatcgaaaatggCCGCCTAATTGGTGACGTCTAGAGTTGCCAGGCGGCGCTGCTCGCCGGAATTCAAGTATGGCGGCACTCGTGAATTGTTCAAACGACGACCGTCTCAATATGTCTGTTATTTACGGTGAACGTAACGAGGTGTTGACCGGAACGTGTCTATGCGTTCGGTATTCGATGTCCAGAAGGACCGAAGCCACCGCGGAAGCTCCGCGAAAGGCACAATGGAGCATTTCAGAACGGGCGGATCTGTCAAAGCATCTCAGAGAAGAAAGGAGCCCATTGTCGGCGATTGTTGCGCCATCTAGTAACTCTCGGCGTTGTTCAAAGCGAATCGGTAAGTGCTGAAcattaaaaagtgttttttttaataaaatggaaaCGGATAGATCTGGATACAGACAATTGAGTTGAAGGTGGTACTTAGTTTTGGTGCTAAATGCGTGTCCGGGAAAATGGGGGGttcctatttaaaataaaaactgagcTTTTTCCAGTCCTTGAACGATAAATTTGGActtattttttgaacattCCGTATGGAAAAACTCGACTCAACTCCCCGATCCGAGGACTGCGGAGCGCTGTGTGCCGCGGCGCAGAAGTGCATCGCGCAACGCTCGGCCGTTTTCGGTTTATCAGAAAATGCATTCGCGGCTGGAATTTTTTACGGGAAAATTccgaatatctcgaaaaccggaAAAACCAGGTACAGAACACTGCAAGCGAAAAATGTCCACTACGTCCCGCGGCGTCGAAGTTTGTTACAATGCACAGGGCGTTCCGTTCAACATAAGCGGACGATCGGCACGGCCGGAAGTGGCATGTCCGCGAAAATATCTCCAATCAACGGATCACCTTCCAACCATCGGCCTTTTCCCGGTCGTAGTTTCCCGGACACGGATGGCGGGCCGCATTCGGCGGACACCCTGCGCAGCTGGGAGCGCGCGCCGTTCGACGGCGGCACTTCCAGTGGCGTGGACGACCGCCTTTCCGCGTGATTCCCACGAACGGCGggcggtttttttttctaccgCCGAAAGCGGCGTGAATCGATAAGGCCCGGAGCGAAAAGTCGAACTTTCAATTATTCGAGAAGCTTTCGCGGTCGCCTCGCTGCCGGACGGCCGAAAGCGCGTATCCGATGAAAGTAATAAGCCTCATTACGTAAAATCTACATATTCACGTAACGATTAATTATTCTCGGTAATAACTTTATCCTACTTTCTACTGCTGATTTAAATATTGCGACCATTGTCTACGAGCTACAAACGATCATTCTTCTCATGCACGTGCGGGACTTTTAAGAGGTGCGACGGACACATAATGATGATTACTCACCTGCGACGGTTAGAAATAAGGTTAAAACAAACAGCCGGTTAATAACTATcacaattttatatatatttaaaaatgtaattacaataatggaaataagAACTCAACCCCACTGGCCGAACGAGACATACAAAGGTTCACACGAAAATGGCACACACAAAAGAAGGACAGAAAGTAATAGATTTGGTGCAAGGATTGATGTGGTTAATCTGTACAATATACACTAAGGAtaacaataatgataatagGAGATTAATCATACGTATTTACACACTCCCCCTCCGACTGAGCAATACAATAAAGTCCTCTTTAACTaactagaaataaataataatcgttATTATCGTCGCGGACCCCGGTCCGCTACTGCGTCCTAAGATTTCTGGACATTTCTACCTTGATCGGGACGATTTTTATGGTCCTCGAATCGAGCTTAGGACTGATTTCCACGACGTGCGCCCTCACAGTGCTCTCGTCGTCTTCCTGAGGAAGAACCCTCACCGGGACGAATTGACTCTGCCCTTTCGACCCTCCGCTCTCCTCTTTGCCCTGATCCAAAACTCGCACGTTAACGAACTCGGACCTGCCAGTCTCCAAGACCTCGTCGTTCGAGGTGAAACTGGGGTTTAAGTCCGACGAATGGAACAGGCCTTGGAGAGAGATGGTGGAGGCCTCGGTGACCAGTAGAGGTTTGGGGGTCACCACGTTGATTTGGGAGAAACCGTCGATGATCTGAGGTCGCCCCACCACGGAGGTTTCTTTGCTGTTGGCCACCTTGCTCTCGCCGAGGGCGTCGAACTTCCTCTCTTGTCTGTCCGACGGGGCGATAAACTTGACCTCAAAATCGAATTCTTTCAGTTTGATTTTCTCCTGGGATTGGTGGGACGAGGACGGTACCTCGACCACCTGCGCGTCTTGCAGACCGTTTATCTCGTTGGAATCTTCGTCTTTAATGATCACAGTCTCGTTGCTACCGTCAACGATCTTGATCAGGGTTATCCGGGATATCTCCCCGATCTTGTCGACTGTGGGCAGCTTCTTAGTGTCAGCCTTCACTTCAACGATCCTGTTCACCTCGATCAATCTCTCCAGTTTACCCGGATTGGTGGAGATGCCCAGCGACTCGGTGGTCGTCTCCGTGGGGTCGTTCACTTCAGCGAAAACGTGGTGGAGGGTGGTCAAGCTTGCCTCAGTAGATTCGGGAGGCGCAATGGTTGTATTGGTATAAGTTCCGATGGGAACGTTCATTTTCCTCTTGGAGAACAATTGtttgtttcgatttttcaCAGCCTCAGCGTTGATCAGTCCTGGGGCTTCGGCGGTCGATGGTGGTTTGTGGAGGTTTTTCACCGAGGCAGAGCTCAGTTCGGTGGCCTCCTTCGCGTGTTCAGTCGTACTAGACGATTTATAGAACTTCAACGGTCTCTTACGGTTCCTCGCCGGCTCAGAACTCTCAGTTGTTTGGGAGAATTTGTTTCTGATCTCTGCCCCGTTGTTGCCAGTCTCCGCGCCGCCCTTGGTGTTGCCGTATCTGTAGAGCAACTTACTCAGGGGCAAAACTCTCTTTTCTTCCGCTTCTTCTGAGGGCCTCGATCTCTGTTTCTCAGGTCCCCTCCTGCTTGACCCCAGTCTGGGCCTGTCCTTGGCCGACCGCAAAGTGCTGCGCGGATGGTACTCTGTAGTCGTTGAGGTGGTCGAAGGGGACTCATCATCCTCACTGATGTTGTTGTTAAATGTTGTGGCCTCCTTCTCCGCAATAGTTGTGGTGGTCGGGAACGTTTGCTTGTCAGCAACGTTAAAGGAGGGAGACACAGCGTTGTCCTCGACATTATCAGTAGACAGGAACGAGGCATAAGTGCTCGTTTCCGGTAATGTAGTAGACTCCACGCTCTCCTCCTCTTTCCTCTTTCCCTCCGCTTTAGAGTTATTCAACGATGTAGTCAGTATCAACGAGTTCACAGTATTGTTCACAGGCTTTGCCTTTCCGTCCTCATCGAAGTTCATACTCGACTCGAACTGATGAGTCCTCTTGAAAGAGAACACTGTGTACTTAGGCCCATTGTCTTCGACATCCTCCTCAGGCCTCTCGTAACCATACTCGTTATCGAAATCGCTCTCAGCATCTATATCGTCATCGACAAAGCTTTTGAAGTGATCGTCTTCGTCGTCCTCACTATCGTCCTCGTTAAAGTTCAAGGAATATGAAGGTCGGGAGTATAAACTCAGCCTTGAGGCCCATGTGGAAGCTTCATTGTCATCGTCGAAATTGTGAAATTCTTCAGTGGTTGCAGGGTATCTACCTTGAGGTTTTGCGGTACTCGCCGAGGTTGAATCTGCCTGCAGATCTACCTTTCTTGGTAAAGATTTCGTGCTTTTGATTAAAGGAGTGGCTGTTTCGGTAGTTGTAGATGAAGGTTTTGTTCgatatatgattttttcagTTGTCGTCATCTCTTGAGTTGTACCAGTTGTAGAAGCTTGAGTCGAGGTCGAAGAGCGTTCTGAAGTGGTACTTATCACAGGTCTGAAGGTTCTCTTTATTTTCGGAGCTTCAGTGGTAGTGGTAGAAG from Euwallacea fornicatus isolate EFF26 chromosome 17, ASM4011564v1, whole genome shotgun sequence carries:
- the LOC136344526 gene encoding uncharacterized protein, which produces MTSSSCHSENRESKGKNLDESDVTRRSSKLPIGAPPRHPEVSLLQISIVTRQSPFRVGHRKRPSTTVTTARTTTPPSPRTTKSGRRKPTARSRPTTFRPPSTRTVESQAPARTSNRFKFVSRKPYGRLTTPKTANITDQHLESSNHQSQENTEKNYTDTTKLGDLASTLQELQQAPTPTRKRLQPVKTSSARPSLIESLVFETSSPMAHDVTNKKTLAYSVPFFVSPQAELYSTPPSYIGNQFRSRNKDPPSTPFLDQIYNFQTITAQDFVNKYTSSGAAKTRARSKYNPPTEGPLLVVTPAGRTVEPFGKARNDLKLKTIRDYDYYDSVETSVVGNIPAHSKVLLHANGMIECLDQGNFPHPLSCKKFISCAKMDSDKIIGWEYTCPKNLSFDPIGGMCNWSAGLGCNEN